One genomic window of Solanum stenotomum isolate F172 chromosome 9, ASM1918654v1, whole genome shotgun sequence includes the following:
- the LOC125877997 gene encoding myosin-2-like isoform X2 — translation MSTIVRSSLEEMLDSLRQRDENEKPKDLPPALPARPKLTSRTRPPSQRQPLSKRLSKVDVELENGKKKEESKGLKRNVFGAIKVKGMEDSESPYAMPSVKKNSTGRLREVSGGKVEKWRSEAEWDDRLDYFVKKKLRIWCRLRNGAWVSGHIQSTSGEKAMVLLSDGSVVTVPVGEVLPANPDVLEGVDDLMQLSYLNEPSVLHNLHNRYARDMIYSKAGPALIAINPFKDIELYGNEFVTAYRQKLLNDPHVYSIADTAYDQMMEDEISQSIIISGESGSGKTETAKFAMEYLAMLGGGNNGIEKEVLQTSYILEAFGNAKTSRNNNSSRFGKLIEIHFSTAGRICGAKIQTLILEKSRVVQLLDGERSYHIFYQLCAGAPPTLRDKLKLKGASEYKYLNQSGCLVIHDVDDAEEFCKLMEALNTVRISERDQEHAFQMIASVLWLGNITFQVIDDESHVEVVQSEAVTNAASLIGCTVNDLILALSTCQIQAGKDKIARSLTVEQATDRRDALAKFIYANLFDWIVDQMNRNLAMDKEQMGRSINILDIYGFESFKRNTFEQFLINYANERLQQHVNRHLLKLEQEEYELDGIDWSKVDFEDNQECLNLFEKKPIGLISLLNEESNSLKATDLTFACKLKQHIKSSPCFKIEREEFCIRHYAGEVTYDATGFLAKNRDVLHPDIIQLLSSSDSHLPEEKKFSIPSTDTRVLDFKKQSVATKFKDNLFELMQQLENTIPHFICCIKPNNKQLPGMSDKDLVIEQLRCCGVLEVVRISRSGYPTRLTHQEFTSRYGFLLPKDNACQDPLSMSVAILHQFGILPELYQVGYTKLYFRSGQIASLEDVRNQVLQGTLEVQKCFRGHRARRHFHELKGGVIILQSFIRGEIERRLYNTKVMSKGLVMSKGKVAREGSDEQLVAVVQIQSAIRGWLARRDLRKLQNSKMLNVDKRRSGRKTEVKELPREILPSVVEDLERRVAKAEATIEQKEKENAALKEQANQFEARCLEYEVKMRSMEEMWQKQMTSLQASLAAAKNTLAAGDTTGRPGKLEGSPSPHYYDSDDATSMDTPAGRTPINFSNNSLGVVANREVNGGLSLISHLTMEFEQRKQNFDNEAMAIVHLKPGQLHSTNNPADEYRRLKHRFEEWKKEYKVRLKETKSKVHKLVHSKAGKSHRKWWGKKSK, via the exons ATGTCTACTATAGTTCGTAGTTCGTTAGAGGAAATGCTGGATTCTCTCCGGCAAAGGGATGAGAATGAGAAGCCAAAAGACTTACCGCCGGCGTTACCTGCTCGGCCTAAGCTTACATCGAGAACTAGGCCTCCTTCACAGAGGCAACCGTTGAGCAAAAGGTTAAGCaaagttgatgttgaattggagAATGGTAAGAAGAAGGAAGAGTCTAAAGGGTTGAAAAGGAATGTTTTTGGTGCTATAAAGGTGAAAGGAATGGAAGATAGCGAATCGCCGTATGCAATGCCTTCAGTGAAGAAGAACAGCACAGGGAGATTGCGGGAAGTAAGTGGTGGGAAGGTTGAGAAATGGCGTAGTGAAGCTGAATGGGATGATCGGCTGGATTATTTTGTTAAGAAG AAGCTTCGCATCTGGTGTCGTCTGAGGAATGGGGCATGGGTATCAGGACATATTCAATCAACTTCAGGAGAGAAAGCTATGGTGTTACTTTCTGACGGCAGT GTTGTGACAGTGCCTGTAGGAGAGGTATTACCTGCTAATCCGGATGTTCTTGAGGGTGTGGATGATCTCATGCAGCTTAGTTATTTGAATGAGCCATCTGTTCTTCACAACCTTCATAACAGATATGCACGAGATATGATATAT AGCAAGGCAGGGCCTGCTTTAATAGCAATCAATCCGTTCAAAGATATCGAATTGTATGGGAACGAATTTGTTACAGCTTACAGACAGAAGCTCTTGAATGATCCTCATGTTTATTCTATTGCTGACACTGCCTACGATCAAATGATGGAAG ATGAGATAAGTCAATCTATTATCATAAG TGGGGAAAGTGGATCTGGGAAGACGGAAACAGCAAAGTTTGCAATGGAATACTTGGCTATGCTTGGTGGAGGCAATAATGGGATAGAGAAGGAGGTTTTGCAAACAAGCTACATATTGGAGGCCTTTGGGAATGCCAAAACTTCCAGGAACAATAACTCCAGTCGATTT GGAAAGTTGATTGAAATTCATTTTAGTACAGCAGGAAGAATATGTGGTGCTAAAATACAAACCT TGATTCTTGAAAAG TCGAGAGTGGTTCAGCTGCTTGATGGAGAGAGGTCCTATCATATTTTTTACCAACTATGTGCCGGGGCTCCACCTACTTTGAGAG ATAAACTTAAGTTAAAAGGTGCATCAGAATACAAATATCTCAACCAGAGTGGCTGCTTGGTGATCCATGATGTTGATGATGCTGAGGAATTTTGTAAGCTTATG GAAGCCCTAAATACTGTTAGGATTTCTGAAAGGGATCAAGAGCATGCTTTTCAGATGATTGCTTCAGTTCTATGGCTGGGAAACATAACGTTCCAAGTAATTGACGATGAAAGTCATGTTGAAGTTGTGCAAAGTGAAG CTGTTACAAATGCTGCTAGCTTGATTGGCTGTACTGTAAATGACCTCATACTAGCTTTATCAACATGCCAAATACAAGCTGGCAAGGATAAGATCGCCAGGAGTTTAACTGTAGAGCAG GCAACTGACAGAAGAGATGCATTGGCAAAGTTCATTTATGCAAACTTGTTTGACTGGATAGTAGATCAAATGAACAGAAACCTTGCAATGGACAAAGAACAGATGGGTAGATCCATAAATATTCTAGACATTTACGGTTTTGAATCATTTAAG AGAAACACATTTGAACAATTTTTGATAAACTATGCAAATGAGAGGCTCCAGCAGCATGTCAACAGACATCTATTGAAGCTCGAGCAAGAG GAATATGAATTGGACGGAATTGATTGGTCAAAAGTAGATTTTGAAGACAACCAAGAGTGTCTGAATCTTTTTGAAAAG AAGCCAATTGGCCTTATATCTTTGTTGAATGAAGAATCAAATTCCCTAAAAGCCACAGATTTGACCTTTGCATGTAAACTTAAGCAGCACATCAAATCTAGCCCTTGCTTTAAAATTGAAAGAGAAGAATTTTGTATTCGTCATTATGCTGGAGAG GTAACTTATGATGCAACTGGCTTCTTAGCAAAGAACAGAGATGTGTTGCATCCTGACATTATTCAGCTACTCTCATCAAGTGATAGTCACCTgcctgaagaaaaaaaattctcaattccATCAACTGATACAAGGGTGCTAGATTTTAAGAAGCAAAGCGTTGCAACTAAGTTTAAG GATAATTTGTTCGAATTGATGCAGCAATTGGAAAATACCATACCACATTTCATATGTTGCATAAAACCAAATAATAAGCAGCTTCCTGGCATGTCTGACAAAGATCTTGTCATAGAACAGCTCAGATGCTGTGGTGTTCTTGAGGTGGTTAGAATATCAAGATCTGGCTATCCTACTAGGTTAACACATCAAGAATTCACAAGCAG GTACGGTTTCCTTCTGCCAAAGGATAATGCATGCCAAGATCCTTTAAGTATGTCAGTTGCCATTCTTCATCAATTTGGTATTCTTCCGGAACTGTACCAAGTTGGGTATACAAAGTTATATTTCCGATCAGGACAG ATTGCATCATTGGAGGATGTAAGGAACCAAGTTCTGCAAGGTACTCTTGAGGTGCAGAAGTGCTTCCGTGGTCATCGTGCTCGTCGGCACTTCCATGAGCTGAAAGGAGGAGTAATCATACTTCAATCAT TTATTCGTGGTGAAATAGAAAGAAGGCTGTATAATACTAAAGTGATGTCTAAAGGGTTAGTGATGTCTAAAGGGAAGGTTGCTCGTGAAGGAAGTGATGAGCAGCTGGTCGCTGTTGTGCAGATACAATCAG CTATTCGTGGTTGGTTGGCTAGAAGGGATCTTCGTAAACTGCAGAATTCAAAAATGTTAAATGTAGACAAACGAAGATCAGGCAGAAAGACGGAGGTCAAG GAGTTGCCTCGAGAAATCCTACCATCTGTTGTAGAAGACCTCGAAAGACGGGTTGCAAAGGCCGAGGCAACCATTGAAcagaaggaaaaggaaaatgcTGCCCTGAAGGAACAAGCAAACCAATTCGAGGCCCGATGCTTAGAATATGAGGTCAAGATGAGGTCAATGGAGGAGATGTGGCAAAAGCAAATGACATCATTGCAA GCTAGTCTAGCTGCAGCCAAGAACACTCTTGCCGCTGGTGACACTACTGGTCGACCTGGAAAGCTTGAAGGTTCCCCATCTCCTCACTATTATGATTCTGATGATGCAACATCTATGGACACTCCTGCGGGACGCACTCCAATTAACTTTTCTAACAACAGCTTGGGTGTTGTAGCTAATAGAGAGGTTAATGGTGGTTTATCCTTAATCAGCCACCTTACAATGGAATTTGAACAACGGAAGCAGAATTTTGACAACGAAGCCATGGCAATTGTTCACTTGAAGCCAGGGCAATTACATTCTACTAATAATCCTGCAGATGAGTATCGAAGACTTAAACACAGGTTTGAGGAATGGAAAA
- the LOC125877997 gene encoding myosin-2-like isoform X1: MSTIVRSSLEEMLDSLRQRDENEKPKDLPPALPARPKLTSRTRPPSQRQPLSKRLSKVDVELENGKKKEESKGLKRNVFGAIKVKGMEDSESPYAMPSVKKNSTGRLREVSGGKVEKWRSEAEWDDRLDYFVKKKLRIWCRLRNGAWVSGHIQSTSGEKAMVLLSDGSVVTVPVGEVLPANPDVLEGVDDLMQLSYLNEPSVLHNLHNRYARDMIYSKAGPALIAINPFKDIELYGNEFVTAYRQKLLNDPHVYSIADTAYDQMMEDEISQSIIISGESGSGKTETAKFAMEYLAMLGGGNNGIEKEVLQTSYILEAFGNAKTSRNNNSSRFGKLIEIHFSTAGRICGAKIQTLILEKSRVVQLLDGERSYHIFYQLCAGAPPTLRDKLKLKGASEYKYLNQSGCLVIHDVDDAEEFCKLMEALNTVRISERDQEHAFQMIASVLWLGNITFQVIDDESHVEVVQSEAVTNAASLIGCTVNDLILALSTCQIQAGKDKIARSLTVEQATDRRDALAKFIYANLFDWIVDQMNRNLAMDKEQMGRSINILDIYGFESFKRNTFEQFLINYANERLQQHVNRHLLKLEQEEYELDGIDWSKVDFEDNQECLNLFEKKPIGLISLLNEESNSLKATDLTFACKLKQHIKSSPCFKIEREEFCIRHYAGEVTYDATGFLAKNRDVLHPDIIQLLSSSDSHLPEEKKFSIPSTDTRVLDFKKQSVATKFKDNLFELMQQLENTIPHFICCIKPNNKQLPGMSDKDLVIEQLRCCGVLEVVRISRSGYPTRLTHQEFTSRYGFLLPKDNACQDPLSMSVAILHQFGILPELYQVGYTKLYFRSGQIASLEDVRNQVLQGTLEVQKCFRGHRARRHFHELKGGVIILQSFIRGEIERRLYNTKVMSKGLVMSKGKVAREGSDEQLVAVVQIQSAIRGWLARRDLRKLQNSKMLNVDKRRSGRKTEVKELPREILPSVVEDLERRVAKAEATIEQKEKENAALKEQANQFEARCLEYEVKMRSMEEMWQKQMTSLQQASLAAAKNTLAAGDTTGRPGKLEGSPSPHYYDSDDATSMDTPAGRTPINFSNNSLGVVANREVNGGLSLISHLTMEFEQRKQNFDNEAMAIVHLKPGQLHSTNNPADEYRRLKHRFEEWKKEYKVRLKETKSKVHKLVHSKAGKSHRKWWGKKSK, translated from the exons ATGTCTACTATAGTTCGTAGTTCGTTAGAGGAAATGCTGGATTCTCTCCGGCAAAGGGATGAGAATGAGAAGCCAAAAGACTTACCGCCGGCGTTACCTGCTCGGCCTAAGCTTACATCGAGAACTAGGCCTCCTTCACAGAGGCAACCGTTGAGCAAAAGGTTAAGCaaagttgatgttgaattggagAATGGTAAGAAGAAGGAAGAGTCTAAAGGGTTGAAAAGGAATGTTTTTGGTGCTATAAAGGTGAAAGGAATGGAAGATAGCGAATCGCCGTATGCAATGCCTTCAGTGAAGAAGAACAGCACAGGGAGATTGCGGGAAGTAAGTGGTGGGAAGGTTGAGAAATGGCGTAGTGAAGCTGAATGGGATGATCGGCTGGATTATTTTGTTAAGAAG AAGCTTCGCATCTGGTGTCGTCTGAGGAATGGGGCATGGGTATCAGGACATATTCAATCAACTTCAGGAGAGAAAGCTATGGTGTTACTTTCTGACGGCAGT GTTGTGACAGTGCCTGTAGGAGAGGTATTACCTGCTAATCCGGATGTTCTTGAGGGTGTGGATGATCTCATGCAGCTTAGTTATTTGAATGAGCCATCTGTTCTTCACAACCTTCATAACAGATATGCACGAGATATGATATAT AGCAAGGCAGGGCCTGCTTTAATAGCAATCAATCCGTTCAAAGATATCGAATTGTATGGGAACGAATTTGTTACAGCTTACAGACAGAAGCTCTTGAATGATCCTCATGTTTATTCTATTGCTGACACTGCCTACGATCAAATGATGGAAG ATGAGATAAGTCAATCTATTATCATAAG TGGGGAAAGTGGATCTGGGAAGACGGAAACAGCAAAGTTTGCAATGGAATACTTGGCTATGCTTGGTGGAGGCAATAATGGGATAGAGAAGGAGGTTTTGCAAACAAGCTACATATTGGAGGCCTTTGGGAATGCCAAAACTTCCAGGAACAATAACTCCAGTCGATTT GGAAAGTTGATTGAAATTCATTTTAGTACAGCAGGAAGAATATGTGGTGCTAAAATACAAACCT TGATTCTTGAAAAG TCGAGAGTGGTTCAGCTGCTTGATGGAGAGAGGTCCTATCATATTTTTTACCAACTATGTGCCGGGGCTCCACCTACTTTGAGAG ATAAACTTAAGTTAAAAGGTGCATCAGAATACAAATATCTCAACCAGAGTGGCTGCTTGGTGATCCATGATGTTGATGATGCTGAGGAATTTTGTAAGCTTATG GAAGCCCTAAATACTGTTAGGATTTCTGAAAGGGATCAAGAGCATGCTTTTCAGATGATTGCTTCAGTTCTATGGCTGGGAAACATAACGTTCCAAGTAATTGACGATGAAAGTCATGTTGAAGTTGTGCAAAGTGAAG CTGTTACAAATGCTGCTAGCTTGATTGGCTGTACTGTAAATGACCTCATACTAGCTTTATCAACATGCCAAATACAAGCTGGCAAGGATAAGATCGCCAGGAGTTTAACTGTAGAGCAG GCAACTGACAGAAGAGATGCATTGGCAAAGTTCATTTATGCAAACTTGTTTGACTGGATAGTAGATCAAATGAACAGAAACCTTGCAATGGACAAAGAACAGATGGGTAGATCCATAAATATTCTAGACATTTACGGTTTTGAATCATTTAAG AGAAACACATTTGAACAATTTTTGATAAACTATGCAAATGAGAGGCTCCAGCAGCATGTCAACAGACATCTATTGAAGCTCGAGCAAGAG GAATATGAATTGGACGGAATTGATTGGTCAAAAGTAGATTTTGAAGACAACCAAGAGTGTCTGAATCTTTTTGAAAAG AAGCCAATTGGCCTTATATCTTTGTTGAATGAAGAATCAAATTCCCTAAAAGCCACAGATTTGACCTTTGCATGTAAACTTAAGCAGCACATCAAATCTAGCCCTTGCTTTAAAATTGAAAGAGAAGAATTTTGTATTCGTCATTATGCTGGAGAG GTAACTTATGATGCAACTGGCTTCTTAGCAAAGAACAGAGATGTGTTGCATCCTGACATTATTCAGCTACTCTCATCAAGTGATAGTCACCTgcctgaagaaaaaaaattctcaattccATCAACTGATACAAGGGTGCTAGATTTTAAGAAGCAAAGCGTTGCAACTAAGTTTAAG GATAATTTGTTCGAATTGATGCAGCAATTGGAAAATACCATACCACATTTCATATGTTGCATAAAACCAAATAATAAGCAGCTTCCTGGCATGTCTGACAAAGATCTTGTCATAGAACAGCTCAGATGCTGTGGTGTTCTTGAGGTGGTTAGAATATCAAGATCTGGCTATCCTACTAGGTTAACACATCAAGAATTCACAAGCAG GTACGGTTTCCTTCTGCCAAAGGATAATGCATGCCAAGATCCTTTAAGTATGTCAGTTGCCATTCTTCATCAATTTGGTATTCTTCCGGAACTGTACCAAGTTGGGTATACAAAGTTATATTTCCGATCAGGACAG ATTGCATCATTGGAGGATGTAAGGAACCAAGTTCTGCAAGGTACTCTTGAGGTGCAGAAGTGCTTCCGTGGTCATCGTGCTCGTCGGCACTTCCATGAGCTGAAAGGAGGAGTAATCATACTTCAATCAT TTATTCGTGGTGAAATAGAAAGAAGGCTGTATAATACTAAAGTGATGTCTAAAGGGTTAGTGATGTCTAAAGGGAAGGTTGCTCGTGAAGGAAGTGATGAGCAGCTGGTCGCTGTTGTGCAGATACAATCAG CTATTCGTGGTTGGTTGGCTAGAAGGGATCTTCGTAAACTGCAGAATTCAAAAATGTTAAATGTAGACAAACGAAGATCAGGCAGAAAGACGGAGGTCAAG GAGTTGCCTCGAGAAATCCTACCATCTGTTGTAGAAGACCTCGAAAGACGGGTTGCAAAGGCCGAGGCAACCATTGAAcagaaggaaaaggaaaatgcTGCCCTGAAGGAACAAGCAAACCAATTCGAGGCCCGATGCTTAGAATATGAGGTCAAGATGAGGTCAATGGAGGAGATGTGGCAAAAGCAAATGACATCATTGCAA CAGGCTAGTCTAGCTGCAGCCAAGAACACTCTTGCCGCTGGTGACACTACTGGTCGACCTGGAAAGCTTGAAGGTTCCCCATCTCCTCACTATTATGATTCTGATGATGCAACATCTATGGACACTCCTGCGGGACGCACTCCAATTAACTTTTCTAACAACAGCTTGGGTGTTGTAGCTAATAGAGAGGTTAATGGTGGTTTATCCTTAATCAGCCACCTTACAATGGAATTTGAACAACGGAAGCAGAATTTTGACAACGAAGCCATGGCAATTGTTCACTTGAAGCCAGGGCAATTACATTCTACTAATAATCCTGCAGATGAGTATCGAAGACTTAAACACAGGTTTGAGGAATGGAAAA